DNA from Streptomyces sp. NBC_01260:
CTTCCCTGGCAGCCCAGTTCGGGGTCCGACTTTCGGTCGGTCGCACCGGCCAGTGCTGGGACAACGCGCTCGCCGAGTCGTTCTTCTCGACCATCAAACGCGAACTGCTCGGCACCTCCGCCTGGCCCAGCCGGGCCGCCGCCCGAACCGCGATCTTCGATTTCATCGAGGGCTGGTACAACTTGCACCGACTGCACAGCAGCCTCGGCTACCTCAGCCCCGCCGAGTACGAGACTGCACTCACAGCCTGACCACCACACCAATGGTGTCCGTCAAAGCGGAACAAGCTCACGACCGTCGCCGCATCGGTCGGAGCCGCGACACCGGACGTGATCGCTACCCGCGACCTAACCGTGCTGCAGAGGGCCGCCGACGCGGCCCTCTACGACGGCAAGCACTCCGGCCGCGCCATCCTTGCGACGGCCCAGCACGTCAACAGCCAGCGCTCCCCGGCGGTGTCCGTGGCCATCGCCTCGGCGTGGAGCGTGCGGATGTAGCCATCGAGAGGCGGGGCATCTGGGCCGGGGACCTTGATCCAAGGCCGGGTAGTTAGGGCCTGCGGATCAATAACTCGCCGTGTTGATCTCTGGGGTGGGGATGTCGAGGTGTGCGGCGAGGTCGGTGAGATCGTCGAGGGTGGCCAGCTGTGTCTCGGTGGGTTCGATGGTGTAGTCGACTTCGTGGAGAAGATGTCGGGTCTGGCTGATGACCCGGTTGAGGCTCTGGGGTACTACTCCGAAGAGCGGGGCGATCGTCACTTGCGGGAGCCCGTGACGTTCGTAGAGGAGGGTGGCCAGAAGCCGGTCGACGAGGCTGAGGCCGGGGCGCCGGCCGGTATAGAGGCCGGCTGCGGGCACCTTCTGCCGGTCGCCGCCGCGTCGCTGCTGCAGGACTTCCTCCCGCTGGGTCTCGCGGGCCGCTGCGAGTTCGGCGAACAGCTGGTCCCACTGATCCGGCTGGATGCCGGTCAGGGCCGGATGAGCGAGCCACTCCCGGCCCTGGCCGGGCTGGTTCTGGGGCGGGAGCGGCGGGATCCCGTCCCGGCAGTGCTCCTGGGGGTGCAGCGTGTAGTTCCAGTCGCCGTGCCAGTCGTGGCTGTGCAGGGGCAGCGCGTCCATCTGCCGGTCACCGATGCGGACTCCGGTCTCGTAGGCGCCGGTGTCGAGTTCAGCGTGCACGGTAAGCCCGGTGCGCGTGGTGGTCGCGGCGATACTGTTCACGATGACTTCGTGGCTGGTCAGCGGCCTGCCGCGCCAGTTCATCGTGATATGGGAGAACAGCCGGTGCTCGATTCTGTTCCATTTTGAAGTACCTGGCGGAAAGTGACAGACGGTGATTTCCAGGCCGGTTTCCACGGCCAGGGCGGCGAGTTCGCTCTTCCAGGCGCGGGTGCGGTAGCCGTTCGAGCCGCCCGCGTCCGCGGTGATCAGAAGCCGCCGGGAGTGCGGATAGGCGCCGCGTCCTTGGCTGTTCCACCAGCGGCGGACGGATTCGACGGCGAAGGCGGCGGTGTCGTGGTCGGTGCCCACGCTGACCCAGCCGGTGTTTGCGGTCAGGTCGTAGATTCCGTACGGGATCGCCTTGCCCAGCTCGCGGTCCGGGAAGTCGTGAGTGTGCACCCGGGTCGGTTCGCCCTCGCGCTGCCACTCGTGGCCGGCGTTCTTGTAGTTACCGACCAGCTCCTTCTTCTTGGTGTCCACGCTGACCACCGGGTCCCCGCCAGCCTGGTAGTCCTTGGCGCGTTCGTTGATGTAACGGAACTGGGCGTCTCGGTCCGGGTGTTGCCTGCCCTCGATGGTCTTGGCGTTGCCCTGCAGACTGAAGCCCTCCTCCCGCAGCAGGTCGGCCACAGTCTCCGCCGAGACACGGTGTCCCTGCCCGGTCAGCTCGGCGGCCAGGTGACGGGTCGACTTCGTCGTCCAGCGCAGCGGCGACATCGGATCACCCCGCATGTCCGGTTCGACCAGGGCCAGCAGCGCGGGCCGCAGGCCCGGGTCTAGGTCCTGTTTCTCGGATCTCCTGACCTGCGAGGGGTGTTGGGGCCAGGCTGGGTTCATGGGCCGTGGGGATCTGACGAATGCGGAGTGGGATCGGCTGGAGTCGTTCCTACCTCCTGGTGGTACGCGTGGAGGTCGGTGGAGCGATCACCGCCGGGTGATCAACGGGGTTCTCTACCGGGTGCGGACCGGCGTGCAGTGGCGGGATCTGCCGGAGCGATTCGGGCCATGGGAGACGGTCTATAAACGACATCGTCGCTGGTCAGCCGATGGAACCTGGCAGATGCTGCTGTCTCGCATCCAGGTAGCCGAGGACGCCGAGGGCGGCATCGACTGGGACGTGTCGGTGGACTCGACAGCCGTGCGAGCCCACCAGCACGCCGCCGGTGCGAGGAAAGCGCCCCCGGCCGCCGTCCCTCAAAGGGGGGCCAAGTGGGGGACGAACCAGGTCGATCCGGTACTGCGGAGACTGACCATCCGCCTGGAGGAGGTGGTCAGGTCGGCGAATGTCTGGGACGTTCCCGCGGAGGATTCACCACCAAGATCCACCTCGTTGCCGAGGGACGATGCCGGCCCCTCGCCTTCGTCCTGACACCCGGACACTACGGAGACGGACCCCAGCTCGAGCGGGTGCTGGAACAGGTTCTGGTGCCGCGAGCCGGAGTCGGCCGGCCACGCACCCGGCCCGACCATGTCTTGGCGGACAAGGCCTACACGTCCCGGAAGAACCGCCGCTACCTGCGACGACGCGGAATCCGGCACACCATCCCCGAACGTCTCGACCAGCAGAGACACCGCAAGAACCGAGGTTCACGCGGCGGTCGGCCTACCGGTTTCGACAGCGAGCTCTACAAGAAGCGCAACACCGTCGAACGCACCATCAACCGCCTCAAAGGCTTCCGCGCCGTCGCGACCCGCTACGAGAAACGCGCCTACATCTACCTCGGCACCGTCACACTCGCAGCACTCATGATCTGGCTCCGTACATGATCCGAGAAACAGGACCTAGGTCCACCGCACGCTTGCGGCCGCCGCCCTCCCGGCGCACCCGTCCCAACGGGGCTTCGCCCGACTCCAGTTCAGCCACCCCACGCGACACGGTGCCCTCACGGACGTCAGCGGCCCGGGCCACCAGCCGGATCCCGCCATGGCCCAGCGAGCGAGCCTCCGCTCCTATGGCCAGCCGACGCTGACGCTCGTCCAGGTGCGGGAACAGCGCCTGAACCTTCGCGGCCAACGCCTCCTCGATCTCCTCCGAACTCCCCATACCACATCAACGAGGCTCAAGGCGGGAAGCAACGACTTGATTCTCCGCAGGCCCTTAACGCATTCGCGCTGGTAGCAAGCGTGTTGGCGGTGACTTTGACGCGGGAGGGAACATAGGCGACGGAGCCCCGTTGGAGCAGGTAGTCCGCCAATACTTCTGCC
Protein-coding regions in this window:
- a CDS encoding IS5 family transposase (programmed frameshift) codes for the protein MGRGDLTNAEWDRLESFLPPGGTRGGRWSDHRRVINGVLYRVRTGVQWRDLPERFGPWETVYKRHRRWSADGTWQMLLSRIQVAEDAEGGIDWDVSVDSTAVRAHQHAAGARKAPPRRPSKGGQVGDEPGRSGTAETDHPPGGGGQVGECLGRSRGGFTTKIHLVAEGRCRPLAFVLTPGHYGDGPQLERVLEQVLVPRAGVGRPRTRPDHVLADKAYTSRKNRRYLRRRGIRHTIPERLDQQRHRKNRGSRGGRPTGFDSELYKKRNTVERTINRLKGFRAVATRYEKRAYIYLGTVTLAALMIWLRT